One genomic window of Actinoalloteichus hoggarensis includes the following:
- a CDS encoding thiamine pyrophosphate-requiring protein, producing the protein MAETVSDYLLRRLREWGVRQVFAYPGDGINGIVAAFGKADNQPRFVQARHEEMAAFAAVGYAKFSGGFGVCMATSGPGAIHLLNGLYDAKLDHVPVVAIVGQTDRSAIGGSYQQEVDLKTLYKDVASEYLVEVTVPEQLPNALDRAIRTAQASRCPTALIIPADLQEEDYSPPQHAFKQVPSSRPGTSWSRPVPAEEDLAEAAEILNTGRKVAVLVGQGARGAAEEIRQLAEITGAGVAKALLGKDVLSDELPYVTGTIGLLGTRPSYELMQGCDTLLIVGSNFPYSQFLPEFGQARAVQIDLDGKFIGMRYPTEVNLVGDSAATLRALLPRLEKRTDRSWRKTIEKNVASWWETVDREAAVQADPVNPMAVVSELSRRLPDDAIVTADSGSSTNWFARNLRVRGDIRASLSGTLATMGPAVPYAIGAKFAHPDRPVIALVGDGAMQMNGLAELITIARYRELWSDPRCVVCVFHNNDLNQVTWELRAMGGAPKFEESQNLPEVDYAGFARSLGFTAVSVDDPSRLATAWDTVLAADGPALLDVRCDPEVPPIPPHATFEQVKSAAEAILKGDPEALHLIAQGVKTKVQEFLPGRRR; encoded by the coding sequence ATGGCGGAGACGGTCAGCGACTACCTGCTTCGGCGGCTGCGGGAATGGGGGGTGAGACAGGTGTTCGCCTATCCCGGCGACGGCATCAACGGCATCGTCGCCGCATTCGGGAAGGCCGACAACCAGCCCCGATTCGTGCAGGCACGGCATGAGGAGATGGCCGCGTTCGCCGCCGTCGGCTACGCCAAGTTCAGCGGCGGCTTCGGCGTCTGCATGGCCACCTCGGGTCCCGGCGCCATCCACCTGCTCAACGGCCTCTACGACGCGAAGCTCGACCACGTTCCCGTGGTCGCGATAGTCGGGCAGACCGACCGCAGCGCGATCGGCGGCAGCTACCAGCAGGAAGTCGACCTGAAGACGCTGTACAAGGACGTCGCGAGCGAGTATCTCGTCGAGGTCACCGTGCCGGAACAGCTGCCCAACGCGCTGGACCGGGCGATCCGCACCGCACAGGCGTCTCGGTGCCCGACGGCGCTGATCATTCCGGCGGACCTGCAGGAGGAGGACTACTCCCCGCCCCAGCACGCCTTCAAACAGGTGCCCTCCAGCAGGCCCGGCACCTCGTGGAGCCGGCCGGTGCCTGCGGAGGAGGACCTCGCCGAGGCCGCCGAGATCCTCAACACGGGACGGAAGGTCGCCGTTCTCGTCGGCCAGGGCGCCCGAGGCGCGGCCGAGGAGATCCGTCAGCTCGCGGAGATCACCGGTGCGGGCGTCGCCAAGGCGTTGTTGGGCAAGGACGTGCTGTCCGACGAGCTGCCGTATGTCACCGGCACGATCGGACTGCTCGGCACCCGGCCGAGTTACGAACTCATGCAGGGCTGCGACACCCTGCTCATCGTCGGATCGAACTTCCCCTACTCACAGTTCCTGCCCGAGTTCGGTCAGGCCAGGGCCGTCCAGATCGATCTGGACGGCAAGTTCATCGGCATGCGCTATCCGACCGAGGTCAACCTCGTCGGCGACAGTGCGGCGACCCTGCGGGCACTGCTGCCGAGACTGGAGAAGCGGACCGATCGATCCTGGCGGAAGACGATCGAGAAGAACGTCGCGTCCTGGTGGGAGACCGTCGACCGAGAGGCCGCCGTTCAGGCCGATCCGGTGAATCCGATGGCCGTCGTGTCGGAACTGTCCCGCCGCCTCCCCGACGACGCCATCGTCACCGCCGACTCCGGCTCGTCCACCAACTGGTTCGCCCGTAATCTGCGTGTTCGCGGCGACATCCGCGCCTCCCTGTCCGGGACGCTGGCCACCATGGGGCCTGCGGTGCCCTATGCGATCGGCGCGAAGTTCGCCCACCCCGACCGGCCCGTGATCGCGCTCGTCGGCGACGGCGCCATGCAGATGAACGGGCTCGCCGAGCTGATCACCATCGCGCGGTACCGGGAGCTGTGGAGCGATCCGCGCTGCGTCGTCTGCGTGTTCCACAACAACGACCTCAACCAGGTGACCTGGGAGTTGCGCGCGATGGGCGGCGCCCCGAAGTTCGAGGAATCGCAGAACCTGCCGGAGGTCGACTACGCGGGCTTCGCCCGCTCCCTGGGCTTCACCGCCGTCAGCGTGGACGACCCGAGTCGGCTCGCCACGGCGTGGGACACGGTGCTCGCCGCGGACGGACCCGCGCTGCTGGACGTCCGCTGCGATCCCGAGGTCCCGCCGATCCCGCCCCACGCGACGTTCGAACAGGTCAAGTCGGCCGCCGAGGCGATTCTGAAGGGCGACCCCGAAGCGCTGCATCTCATCGCGCAGGGCGTCAAGACCAAGGTGCAGGAGTTCCTGCCCGGCAGGCGGAGGTGA
- the purM gene encoding phosphoribosylformylglycinamidine cyclo-ligase, producing the protein MEPVVTAQTEMSGATYAAAGVDISAGDEAVERLKPWAARATRPEVLGGLGGFAGLFKLKLDRWREPVIASSTDGVGTKIAIAQALDRHDTVGIDLVAMVMDDLVVCGAEPLFMQDYIAVGKVIPERIAELVKGISEGCVQAGCALLGGETAEHPGLMVQGDYDISGTGVGVVEADSVLGPDRVRPGDVVLALGSSGLHSNGYSLARHVLLDIARMPLSGHVEEFGRSLGDELLEPTRIYAKDCLALIAETDVRTLSHITGGGLAGNLTRVIPDGLTAVLDRGTWTPSPVFSLIAQRGRVAREEMERTFNMGVGMVAVVAAEDTDRALALLTARHVPAWVLGEVARSGDVAVNTEGPAPRVTMIGQHPRF; encoded by the coding sequence ATGGAGCCTGTTGTGACTGCCCAGACCGAGATGTCAGGTGCCACCTATGCCGCCGCCGGAGTGGACATCTCCGCTGGTGACGAGGCGGTTGAGCGACTGAAGCCCTGGGCGGCCAGGGCGACTCGTCCTGAGGTGCTCGGCGGGCTCGGTGGTTTCGCCGGGCTCTTCAAGCTGAAGCTGGACCGCTGGCGCGAGCCCGTCATCGCCTCCTCCACCGACGGCGTCGGCACCAAGATCGCGATCGCCCAGGCGCTGGACCGGCACGACACGGTGGGCATCGACCTGGTCGCCATGGTGATGGACGACCTCGTGGTGTGCGGCGCCGAGCCCCTGTTCATGCAGGACTACATCGCGGTCGGCAAGGTCATCCCGGAACGGATCGCCGAGCTGGTCAAGGGCATCTCCGAGGGCTGTGTGCAGGCGGGCTGCGCCCTCCTCGGCGGCGAGACCGCCGAGCACCCCGGCCTGATGGTCCAAGGCGACTATGACATCTCCGGCACCGGCGTGGGCGTCGTCGAGGCCGACTCGGTGTTGGGACCGGACCGCGTCCGCCCCGGCGACGTCGTCTTGGCGCTGGGCTCTTCCGGCCTGCACTCGAACGGATACTCGCTCGCCCGGCACGTGCTGCTCGACATCGCCCGGATGCCGCTGTCCGGGCATGTCGAGGAGTTCGGTCGTTCGCTGGGCGACGAGCTGCTGGAGCCGACGCGCATCTACGCCAAGGACTGCCTGGCCCTGATCGCCGAGACCGATGTGCGGACGCTCTCCCACATCACCGGCGGCGGTCTGGCAGGCAACCTCACCAGGGTGATCCCCGACGGCCTGACCGCCGTGCTCGATCGCGGCACGTGGACGCCCTCACCGGTGTTCTCTCTGATCGCTCAGCGCGGCCGAGTGGCCCGCGAGGAGATGGAGCGCACCTTCAACATGGGCGTCGGCATGGTCGCCGTGGTGGCCGCCGAGGACACCGACCGGGCGCTGGCCCTGCTCACCGCCCGCCATGTCCCCGCCTGGGTGCTGGGCGAGGTCGCCCGCTCCGGCGATGTCGCGGTGAACACCGAGGGCCCGGCCCCCCGTGTGACGATGATCGGCCAGCACCCCCGCTTCTGA